A single Micromonospora sp. CCTCC AA 2012012 DNA region contains:
- a CDS encoding HAD family hydrolase has protein sequence MVRTRKVTVSTDVHGHTAGWSETPAAPPATPTPDPGAAAFFDVDNTMMQGASIYWFARGLAARNYFTSGDLARFAWQQAKFRLLATEHAGDMSQAKEAALAFIHGWRVDDVERLAEEIFDELMAPRIWAGTRKLAQRHLDAGQRVWLVSAAPVEIGRVIATRLGLTGAIGTVAEVVDGAYTGRLVGDLMHGPAKAEAVRQLAAVEGLDLTRCAAYSDSANDLPMLSTVGHPVAVNPDSTLLRRAREHGWEVRDFRTGRRAAKIAVPSTAAAGLVAGAVTAGLALHRRRRTP, from the coding sequence GTGGTCCGCACCCGCAAGGTCACGGTCAGCACCGACGTCCACGGTCACACCGCCGGTTGGTCGGAGACCCCGGCGGCACCCCCGGCCACCCCGACGCCGGATCCGGGCGCGGCGGCCTTCTTCGACGTGGACAACACGATGATGCAGGGCGCCTCGATCTACTGGTTCGCCCGTGGGCTCGCCGCCCGGAACTACTTCACCAGCGGTGACCTGGCCCGGTTCGCCTGGCAGCAGGCGAAGTTCCGGCTGCTCGCCACCGAGCACGCCGGTGACATGTCCCAGGCCAAGGAGGCCGCGCTCGCGTTCATCCACGGCTGGCGGGTCGACGACGTCGAACGGCTCGCCGAGGAGATCTTCGACGAGCTGATGGCACCGCGGATCTGGGCCGGCACCCGCAAACTGGCGCAACGCCACCTGGATGCCGGCCAGCGGGTCTGGCTGGTCAGCGCCGCCCCGGTGGAGATCGGCCGGGTGATCGCCACCCGGCTCGGCCTGACCGGCGCGATCGGCACGGTGGCCGAGGTGGTGGACGGGGCGTACACCGGGCGGTTGGTCGGTGACCTGATGCACGGGCCGGCCAAGGCGGAGGCGGTACGCCAGCTCGCCGCGGTGGAGGGGCTGGACCTGACCCGCTGCGCCGCCTACAGCGACTCCGCCAACGACCTGCCGATGCTCTCCACGGTGGGGCACCCGGTGGCGGTGAACCCCGACTCCACTCTGCTCCGGCGGGCCCGCGAGCACGGCTGGGAGGTGCGGGACTTCCGCACCGGGCGGCGGGCGGCGAAGATCGCCGTACCGTCGACGGCCGCCGCCGGACTGGTCGCCGGCGCGGTCACCGCCGGCCTCGCGCTGCACCGCCGCCGCCGCACCCCCTGA
- a CDS encoding NAD-dependent epimerase/dehydratase family protein: MTPGGTPGAPGVVVVTGVGRYLGAHVAARLAADPRIERVIGVDPATPGPEVTDLLDRVERVRLDLDSLGGLLADLDVDAVVHLALVSSPDPQHGGRSAMKEQNVIGTMQLLAACQRAPRLRKLVVRSSTAAYGASFRDPAVFTEETEPREVPRGGFGRDILDIEGYVRGFRRRRPDVTATVLRFAPFIGSTADTTLTRYFSQPVVPTVFGRDPRLQFVHFDDALEVLHRSIVEDHPGTYNVAGPGVLSLSQAIRRAGRVAMPVLEPGLSGAAAFARSLGFGRYGLDQVDLFVHGRVVDTSRLEREYGFTPRTTAAAFEDFIRAHHGGIVVTREQLSAAEQLVLEGIRQVRSAVRERP, encoded by the coding sequence ATGACCCCCGGTGGCACCCCAGGTGCTCCGGGGGTCGTCGTCGTGACCGGGGTGGGTCGCTATCTCGGCGCCCACGTCGCCGCCCGGCTCGCCGCCGATCCCCGGATCGAGCGGGTCATCGGCGTCGACCCGGCCACCCCGGGCCCCGAGGTCACCGACCTGCTCGACCGGGTCGAACGGGTCCGCCTCGACCTCGACTCCCTCGGCGGTCTCCTCGCCGACCTCGACGTCGACGCCGTCGTCCACCTGGCGCTGGTCAGCTCACCCGACCCGCAGCACGGCGGCCGGTCGGCGATGAAGGAACAGAACGTCATCGGCACCATGCAGCTGCTCGCCGCCTGCCAGCGGGCGCCCCGGCTGCGCAAGCTCGTGGTCCGCTCCTCGACCGCCGCGTACGGCGCGTCGTTCCGCGACCCGGCGGTGTTCACCGAGGAGACCGAGCCACGCGAGGTGCCGCGCGGCGGTTTCGGCCGCGACATCCTCGACATCGAGGGGTACGTCCGCGGGTTCCGCCGCCGCCGGCCCGACGTGACCGCCACCGTGCTGCGCTTCGCGCCGTTCATCGGCTCCACGGCCGACACCACGCTCACCCGCTACTTCTCCCAGCCGGTGGTGCCCACCGTCTTCGGCCGTGACCCCCGCCTCCAGTTCGTGCACTTCGACGACGCCCTGGAGGTGCTGCACCGGTCCATCGTCGAGGACCATCCGGGCACCTACAACGTCGCCGGGCCGGGGGTGCTCTCCCTCTCCCAGGCGATCCGGCGGGCCGGTCGGGTCGCCATGCCGGTGCTGGAACCCGGCCTCTCCGGGGCCGCCGCGTTCGCCCGCAGCCTCGGCTTCGGCCGCTACGGTTTGGACCAGGTGGACCTCTTCGTGCACGGTCGGGTGGTGGACACCAGTCGACTGGAGCGGGAGTACGGCTTCACGCCGCGTACCACCGCCGCCGCCTTCGAGGACTTCATCCGTGCCCACCACGGCGGCATCGTGGTGACCCGGGAGCAGCTCAGTGCCGCCGAGCAGTTGGTGCTGGAAGGCATCCGGCAGGTGCGCTCGGCCGTCCGGGAACGCCCGTGA
- a CDS encoding lysophospholipid acyltransferase family protein, whose translation MHAGPAVADRHDHWDRRVAGGLAFLRRRLSGDYEVDEFGFDPDLTDAVFHPLVRLLYRDWFRTEVSGLENVPTDGAGLVVGNHSGTVALDALILATALHDQHPARRYLRLLGADLVFRMPVVSEIARKTGGTVACNPDAERLLGNGELVGVFPEGFKGVGKLYSDRYKLQRFGRGGFVSAALRTGTPIVPVAIVGGEEIYPMLADIKPLARLLKLPYFPVTPTFPWLGPLGMVPLPSKWLIEFCPPIPTAHLTDAADDPLVVFNLADQVRETIQHTLHKLLERRPDPFGP comes from the coding sequence GTGCACGCGGGACCGGCGGTGGCGGACCGGCACGACCACTGGGACCGGCGGGTCGCGGGCGGGCTGGCGTTCCTGCGCCGGCGGCTCTCCGGCGACTACGAGGTCGACGAGTTCGGGTTCGACCCCGATCTGACCGACGCGGTCTTTCACCCGCTGGTCCGGCTGCTCTACCGGGACTGGTTCCGCACCGAGGTCAGCGGCCTGGAGAACGTGCCCACCGACGGTGCCGGCCTGGTGGTCGGCAACCACTCCGGCACGGTCGCGCTGGACGCCTTGATCCTCGCCACCGCGCTGCACGACCAGCACCCCGCCCGCCGCTACCTGCGGCTGCTCGGCGCCGACCTGGTCTTCCGGATGCCGGTGGTCTCCGAGATCGCCCGCAAGACCGGCGGCACGGTGGCCTGCAACCCGGACGCGGAGCGGCTGCTCGGCAACGGTGAACTCGTCGGCGTCTTCCCGGAGGGCTTCAAGGGCGTCGGCAAGCTCTATTCCGACCGCTACAAGCTCCAGCGTTTCGGTCGGGGCGGGTTCGTCTCGGCGGCGCTGCGCACCGGCACCCCGATCGTGCCGGTGGCGATCGTCGGTGGCGAGGAGATCTATCCGATGCTCGCCGACATCAAGCCACTGGCCCGACTGCTGAAGCTGCCCTACTTCCCGGTCACCCCGACCTTCCCGTGGCTCGGGCCGCTCGGCATGGTGCCGCTGCCCAGCAAGTGGCTGATCGAGTTCTGCCCGCCGATCCCCACCGCCCACCTGACCGACGCGGCGGACGACCCACTGGTCGTCTTCAACCTCGCCGACCAGGTCCGGGAGACCATCCAGCACACCCTGCACAAGCTGCTGGAACGACGCCCCGACCCGTTCGGTCCCTGA
- a CDS encoding DUF5667 domain-containing protein: MDSNLFSRRRAERFAQLLDEANGGRRHHVRSRADEELAGLVALGQQLTADRPDVDVEPDFRTGLRAMLVATAEREGIGSPAKTTPETAASTARGSFLPAATARRARARGAILVGVAAGAVALSGISAASENAVPGDALYGMKRSTERAQLALASSDISRGQLFLDFARTRLDEAATLHGDRIGFSAVLDDMDADTRQGVRLLTTVAAQRSDPAGLDAVSTFLTGQRRAVSGLLDRDDHVERDRTRRSLALLDAIGKRSGALRAAIACGLPAPVASDALGPTPNSCPGDR, encoded by the coding sequence GTGGACAGCAACCTCTTCTCCCGTCGGCGTGCCGAACGCTTCGCGCAGCTTCTCGACGAGGCCAACGGCGGGCGGCGGCACCACGTCCGCTCCCGGGCCGACGAGGAACTCGCCGGACTCGTCGCGCTCGGTCAGCAACTCACCGCAGACCGGCCCGACGTCGACGTGGAGCCGGACTTCCGTACCGGGCTGCGGGCGATGCTCGTCGCCACCGCCGAGCGGGAGGGCATCGGCAGCCCGGCGAAGACGACCCCGGAGACCGCCGCCAGCACCGCCCGCGGCTCGTTCCTGCCGGCGGCCACCGCCCGTCGGGCCCGGGCCCGGGGCGCGATCCTGGTCGGCGTGGCCGCCGGGGCGGTCGCCCTCTCCGGCATCTCCGCCGCCAGCGAGAACGCGGTCCCCGGTGACGCCCTGTACGGCATGAAGCGCTCCACGGAACGCGCCCAGCTCGCGCTGGCCAGCTCCGACATCAGCCGTGGCCAGCTCTTCCTCGACTTCGCCCGCACCCGGCTCGACGAGGCCGCCACGCTGCACGGCGACCGGATCGGGTTCAGCGCCGTCCTCGACGACATGGACGCCGACACCCGCCAGGGCGTACGCCTGCTGACCACCGTCGCGGCGCAGCGCTCCGACCCGGCGGGCCTGGACGCGGTCAGCACCTTCCTCACCGGGCAGCGCCGGGCGGTCAGCGGCCTGCTCGACCGGGACGACCACGTCGAGCGGGACCGCACCCGGCGTTCGCTGGCCCTGCTCGACGCGATCGGCAAACGCTCCGGGGCGCTCCGCGCGGCGATCGCCTGCGGCCTGCCGGCCCCGGTGGCCAGCGACGCGCTCGGCCCCACTCCGAACAGCTGCCCCGGCGACCGCTGA